A single region of the Streptomyces sp. NBC_00425 genome encodes:
- the mpaM gene encoding daptide-type RiPP biosynthesis methyltransferase produces the protein MPLTTTAATTTAEAATTTEGGVLAARRKAELGGRARVCGLYDALGAPVYHDLATYDDPETRALLTAVRTTPGPLLDLAAGSGRFTLPLLATGREVTALDLSTDMLALLRTQLDRAPASMRARCTVVQGDMSRFALGRTFPHILLGTTSLSLLDEDGRAGLYRSVLAHLAEGGRFLLTVLERGDADGPDETVVRATGAGGTVYELYEHWPAGADSRTVTLFPADPPQDDSPVIVCTDRVAVLDLPRLEEELAASGLTVTSRRLLSPPDERHRVTLLTTEASR, from the coding sequence ATGCCCCTCACGACGACCGCAGCGACCACGACAGCGGAAGCGGCCACGACGACCGAAGGGGGCGTCCTCGCCGCCCGCCGGAAGGCGGAGCTCGGCGGCAGGGCCCGCGTCTGCGGCCTGTACGACGCCCTCGGCGCGCCGGTCTACCACGACCTCGCCACCTACGACGACCCGGAGACCCGGGCCCTGCTGACCGCCGTGCGGACGACGCCCGGCCCTCTGCTCGACCTCGCGGCCGGCTCCGGACGGTTCACCCTGCCGCTGCTCGCCACCGGCCGGGAGGTCACCGCCCTCGACCTGTCCACCGACATGCTGGCGCTGCTGAGGACCCAGCTGGACAGGGCCCCGGCGTCGATGCGGGCCCGCTGCACCGTGGTGCAGGGCGACATGTCCCGGTTCGCCCTCGGGCGGACCTTCCCGCACATCCTGCTCGGCACCACCTCGCTCTCGCTCCTGGACGAGGACGGACGGGCGGGTCTGTACCGCAGCGTCCTGGCACACCTCGCCGAAGGCGGCCGGTTCCTGCTGACCGTCCTGGAACGGGGCGACGCGGACGGCCCCGACGAGACGGTCGTCCGGGCCACCGGGGCCGGCGGCACCGTCTACGAGCTGTACGAGCACTGGCCGGCCGGCGCCGACAGCCGCACCGTCACCCTGTTCCCCGCCGACCCGCCGCAGGACGACAGCCCCGTCATCGTCTGCACGGACCGCGTGGCCGTCCTCGACCTGCCCCGCCTGGAGGAGGAACTCGCCGCGTCCGGCCTGACGGTCACCTCCCGCCGGCTCCTCTCGCCGCCCGACGAGCGTCACCGCGTGACACTCCTGACCACGGAAGCCTCCCGATGA
- the mpaD gene encoding daptide-type RiPP biosynthesis aminotransferase codes for MTALWPYLIPPSSHGDDSLCAVGAAGHRVTFADGSTALDADSGLWNVNLGYGNAAIAGAVAEAAAHASYLGAFRFENSYARRAAEDLLRVCGPDHYARVLFSTGGGVANDAVMKLARIYHAVQGRPGRNLVVALRGSFHGLTFGGFALTGEDLGQRVYGVDQRLIRHVTPNDTAELGRLMTALGGQVAAVVVEPVVGTGTVPLDESFVAELGRLRDEHGFLLVADEVATGFGRTGSYFASESWPGLPDVLVTSKGLTNGACPAAALVMSHRVTRALVEHDTVFAHAETQGATALACAAISATIAEMERLDAVNAGRDVAAWLQQGLAELVERHPLATHATGVGCFRTLHLTHPDGRALAGTDVADLITRIRHAGALVHPGPSGIQLVPSLTYSRDEVAELMTCVEEGLDSLLPATALAARS; via the coding sequence ATGACCGCGCTCTGGCCCTACCTCATACCGCCCTCCAGTCACGGCGACGACAGCCTCTGCGCCGTCGGCGCGGCCGGCCACCGCGTCACCTTCGCGGACGGCAGCACCGCCCTCGACGCCGACAGCGGACTGTGGAACGTGAACCTCGGCTACGGCAACGCGGCGATCGCCGGGGCCGTCGCCGAAGCCGCCGCACACGCCTCCTACCTCGGGGCCTTCCGCTTCGAGAACAGCTACGCCCGCCGCGCCGCCGAGGACCTGCTGCGGGTCTGCGGGCCCGACCACTACGCCCGGGTGCTCTTCTCCACCGGCGGCGGCGTCGCCAACGACGCGGTCATGAAACTGGCGCGGATCTACCACGCCGTACAGGGCAGGCCCGGACGGAATCTGGTGGTCGCCCTGCGGGGCAGCTTCCACGGACTGACCTTCGGCGGCTTCGCCCTGACCGGGGAGGACCTCGGGCAGCGGGTCTACGGAGTGGACCAGCGGCTGATCCGCCACGTCACCCCGAACGACACCGCCGAACTGGGCCGGCTGATGACCGCCCTCGGCGGCCAGGTCGCCGCAGTGGTGGTGGAACCCGTCGTCGGCACCGGGACCGTCCCGCTCGACGAGTCGTTCGTGGCCGAACTGGGCCGGCTGCGCGACGAGCACGGCTTCCTCCTGGTCGCCGACGAGGTGGCCACCGGCTTCGGCCGCACCGGAAGCTACTTCGCCTCCGAGAGCTGGCCCGGCCTGCCCGACGTGCTCGTCACGTCCAAGGGCCTGACCAACGGGGCCTGCCCCGCCGCCGCCCTGGTGATGTCCCACCGGGTGACCCGGGCCCTCGTCGAGCACGACACGGTGTTCGCCCACGCCGAGACCCAGGGCGCGACGGCACTCGCCTGCGCCGCGATCAGCGCCACCATCGCCGAGATGGAGCGCCTCGACGCGGTGAACGCCGGCCGCGACGTCGCCGCCTGGCTCCAGCAGGGTCTGGCGGAACTGGTCGAGCGGCATCCGCTCGCCACGCACGCCACCGGCGTCGGCTGCTTCCGCACCCTGCACCTGACGCACCCCGACGGCCGCGCCCTGGCCGGAACGGACGTCGCCGACCTCATCACCCGGATCCGGCACGCGGGCGCCCTCGTCCACCCCGGTCCCTCCGGCATCCAGCTCGTGCCCTCCCTGACGTACAGCCGTGACGAGGTCGCCGAGCTCATGACCTGTGTCGAGGAGGGCCTCGACAGCCTGCTGCCGGCGACCGCCCTGGCCGCGAGGAGCTGA
- a CDS encoding LLM class flavin-dependent oxidoreductase, with product MNVRLSTVILPVDRWHEGGRAKWRRAEELGFHAAYTYDHLSWRSFRDGPWFGALPTLTAAATATERLRLGTLVTSPNFRHPVTLAKELISLDDISGGRVTLGIGAGGNGFDAQVLGQEAWTPRERADRFGEFLPLLDRLLTEDAVSHRGSHYSAEEARNIPGCVQRPRLPFAVAATGPRGLKLAARYGQAWVTTGDPKLYEAGTPEQSDAALRGQLDKLAKACADVGRDGAELDRILLTGFTPDRSRPLESVEAFVDFAGRHRELGFTEIVVHWPIADSDFAADQAVFEDIATEALTRLG from the coding sequence ATGAACGTGCGGCTGAGTACCGTGATCCTGCCCGTCGACCGCTGGCACGAGGGAGGCAGGGCCAAGTGGCGACGCGCCGAGGAGCTCGGCTTCCACGCCGCGTACACCTACGACCACCTGTCGTGGCGGTCCTTCCGGGACGGCCCCTGGTTCGGGGCTCTGCCCACCCTCACCGCTGCCGCCACGGCCACCGAGCGCCTGCGCCTGGGCACCCTGGTGACGTCGCCGAACTTCCGGCACCCGGTGACCCTCGCCAAGGAGCTGATCTCGCTCGACGACATCTCGGGCGGCAGGGTCACGCTGGGCATCGGCGCGGGCGGCAACGGCTTCGACGCCCAGGTGCTGGGACAGGAGGCATGGACGCCGCGGGAACGCGCGGACCGCTTCGGCGAGTTCCTCCCGCTGCTCGACCGTCTGCTCACCGAGGACGCGGTGAGCCACCGGGGTTCCCACTACTCCGCCGAGGAGGCCCGCAACATTCCCGGGTGCGTCCAGCGGCCCCGGCTCCCCTTCGCGGTGGCGGCGACCGGGCCGCGCGGGCTGAAGCTGGCGGCCCGGTACGGGCAGGCGTGGGTGACGACCGGCGACCCCAAGCTGTACGAGGCGGGGACCCCGGAGCAGTCGGACGCGGCCCTGCGCGGCCAGCTCGACAAGCTCGCCAAGGCGTGCGCCGACGTCGGGCGGGACGGTGCGGAGCTGGACCGGATCCTGCTGACCGGGTTCACGCCGGACCGGAGCCGGCCGCTGGAGTCCGTGGAGGCCTTCGTCGACTTCGCGGGGCGTCACCGCGAGCTCGGCTTCACCGAGATCGTGGTCCACTGGCCGATCGCGGACTCCGACTTCGCCGCGGACCAGGCCGTCTTCGAGGACATCGCGACCGAAGCGCTCACCCGGCTGGGCTGA
- a CDS encoding helix-turn-helix transcriptional regulator yields MGNLLAFLGVNDEEERLYRALLRRDSSASGSREPGEDEATPSEQSALDRLVALGLATRNTHGAIRPVPPPRAVDALIDGRLRRLREDLESEATRHAVIESLFRERLTAAPSPRADTDDHSRMITQLHGIEAVREAIDELTFFARTEDLTTEPMGRLTEESIAVSHPINMRLLRRGVRMRMIMGSAILQHETTLTYMRDLVSHGAEVRISHHPIERVIIVDRSAALTPIDPAHTSVGALLVREPGLVATLVTLFERMWAAAEELPGEDTDLPSDIEREILVMLREADKDETAARRLGVSVRTYRKHLAVIMRRLGAANRVEAALIALEKGWLK; encoded by the coding sequence ATGGGCAATCTGCTCGCATTCCTAGGCGTGAACGACGAAGAGGAGCGGTTGTACCGCGCTCTGCTGCGTCGCGACTCGTCCGCGTCCGGCTCCCGGGAGCCCGGTGAGGACGAGGCCACGCCGTCCGAGCAGTCGGCCCTGGACAGGCTGGTGGCGCTGGGGCTCGCCACCCGCAACACCCACGGTGCGATACGCCCGGTCCCGCCGCCCCGGGCCGTGGACGCCCTGATCGACGGCCGCCTGCGCCGTCTGCGGGAGGACCTGGAGAGCGAGGCGACCCGGCACGCGGTCATCGAGTCCCTGTTCCGGGAGCGCTTGACGGCCGCTCCCTCACCCCGCGCCGACACGGACGACCACAGCCGGATGATCACGCAACTGCACGGGATCGAGGCGGTCCGGGAGGCCATCGACGAACTGACCTTCTTCGCCCGGACCGAGGACCTGACCACGGAGCCTATGGGCCGCCTCACCGAGGAGTCGATCGCCGTGTCGCACCCGATCAACATGCGGTTGCTGCGCCGTGGCGTGCGTATGCGCATGATCATGGGGTCGGCGATCCTGCAGCACGAGACCACGCTCACCTACATGCGTGACCTGGTCTCGCACGGAGCCGAGGTGCGGATCTCCCACCACCCGATCGAGCGGGTGATCATCGTCGACCGGTCGGCCGCGCTGACCCCCATCGACCCGGCCCACACCTCCGTGGGTGCGCTGCTCGTGCGCGAGCCCGGCCTGGTGGCCACCCTGGTCACCCTCTTCGAGCGCATGTGGGCCGCCGCGGAGGAACTCCCCGGTGAGGACACGGACCTGCCGTCCGACATCGAGCGCGAGATCCTCGTCATGCTCAGAGAAGCCGACAAGGACGAGACGGCGGCGCGGCGCCTCGGCGTGTCCGTGCGCACCTACCGCAAGCACCTGGCGGTCATCATGCGCCGCCTCGGCGCCGCCAACCGGGTGGAGGCGGCGCTCATCGCGCTCGAGAAGGGCTGGCTGAAATGA
- the mpaB gene encoding daptide biosynthesis RiPP recognition protein: MDMTIRGRLKQHLISWATASPLAGPPGAGVGTLVLADAAHLPAVTAAGLVGPRTLLLAPDDGTRDLAPAVGYQGSLTEPGDEFSNGQDFFLQTHAYAASPFMTVFGPTVVRVFDRHDFEVFLADADRALAEGVFPEFLLTSSVLLADPAALSGADDPADGPALRLYADRNGQVSTSPTGAVLGTVDDSLDALAESFARAGNAAAALDAALPAQTRAEALHGRPFLGRYLAAVAALRSLMARGATGLKVSGFGSRLTPGLAVFGDDLADPSLPIVLYGDEDSYVVAGSRLFAVDRRAARTLECLLATSGAAGDRVPAHHVDQLAELLASHGLALPVPLRVPAVTR, encoded by the coding sequence ATGGACATGACCATTCGTGGGCGTCTGAAGCAGCACCTCATCTCCTGGGCCACCGCCTCCCCGCTCGCCGGACCCCCCGGCGCGGGCGTCGGCACGCTCGTCCTGGCCGACGCGGCGCACCTCCCCGCCGTCACGGCCGCCGGACTCGTCGGCCCCCGCACCCTCCTCCTGGCACCCGACGACGGCACCCGCGACCTCGCCCCCGCCGTCGGCTACCAGGGCAGCCTCACGGAGCCCGGCGACGAGTTCTCCAACGGCCAGGACTTCTTCCTGCAGACCCACGCCTACGCCGCCAGCCCCTTCATGACCGTCTTCGGGCCGACCGTCGTCCGCGTCTTCGACCGACACGACTTCGAGGTCTTCCTCGCCGACGCCGACCGGGCGCTCGCCGAGGGCGTCTTCCCCGAGTTCCTCCTCACCTCCTCGGTGCTGCTGGCCGACCCGGCCGCCCTGAGCGGTGCTGACGACCCGGCCGACGGACCGGCCCTGCGTCTGTACGCCGACCGCAACGGGCAGGTGTCCACCAGCCCGACGGGAGCGGTGCTCGGCACTGTCGACGACAGCCTCGACGCCCTCGCCGAGAGCTTCGCCCGAGCCGGGAACGCCGCCGCCGCACTCGACGCGGCACTGCCGGCGCAGACCCGGGCCGAAGCCCTGCACGGCCGCCCCTTCCTGGGCCGGTACCTCGCGGCGGTCGCCGCACTGCGCAGCCTCATGGCACGCGGAGCCACCGGCCTGAAGGTCTCCGGGTTCGGCTCCCGGCTGACGCCCGGGCTCGCCGTCTTTGGCGACGACCTGGCGGACCCCTCGCTGCCGATCGTGCTGTACGGGGACGAGGACTCCTACGTCGTGGCCGGCAGCCGGCTGTTCGCCGTCGACCGGCGGGCCGCCCGGACCCTGGAGTGCCTGCTCGCCACCTCCGGAGCGGCGGGCGACCGCGTCCCCGCCCACCACGTGGACCAGCTGGCCGAACTGCTCGCCTCGCACGGCCTGGCGCTGCCCGTACCGCTGCGCGTCCCGGCGGTCACGCGATGA
- the cydD gene encoding thiol reductant ABC exporter subunit CydD — protein MKPIDPRLLRYAGATRLFLVAVVGLGAVGAALVIAQAMLIAEAVVGAFQHGMTVAELRTPLVLLAAVAVGRALVAWLTELAAHRASAAVKSELRGRLLERATALGPGWLAGQRTGSLVALATRGVDALDDYFSRYLPQLGLAVVVPVAVLARIVTEDWVSAAIIVGTLPLIPVFMMLIGWATQSRMDRQWRLLSRLSGHFLDVVAGLPTLKVFGRAKAQAESIRRITGEYRQATMRTLRIAFISSFALELLSTLSVALVAVTIGMRLVHGEMDLYIGLVILVLAPEAYLPLRQVGAQYHAAAEGLAAAEEIFEVLETTVSEPGTVAVTGGGLAFEGVTVRYPGRTADAVSHTSFTVRPGETVALVGPSGAGKSTLLNTLLGFVRPAEGRVLAGGVDLAEADLEQWRSRVAWVPQRPHLFAGTIAENVRLARPDADDADVRRALADAGALEFVDALPAGADAVLGEDGAGLSAGQRQRLALARAFLADRPVLLLDEPTAALDGETEAGVVAAVRRLATGRTVLLVVHRPALLAVADRVVRLEPAGTQTDTTADTGAGTGAGLGAGPEAAAWKEGCGPLEAAPENDHVPPAETAVVAGPGALGPYRYGNGASNGDGDGGSDGDGNGNGVLARIRAMAGARRGRLTLALLLGSLALGSAVGLMATSGWLISRAAQQPPVLYLMVAVTATRAFGIGRAVFRYAERLVSHDAVLRMLADTRVAVYRRLERLAPAGLRTTRRGDLLSRLVADVDALQDYWLRWLLPVGAAVVVSTGSVAFTAWLLPEAGAVLAAGLLAAGVGVPLVTGTVARRAERRLAPARGALAARTADLLTGTAELTVAGALPSRTAGVRAADSVLTRIASRTATATALGDGLTALVSGLTVTAAALVGARAVADGRLDGVIMAVVVLTPLAAFEAVLGLPAAVRYRQRVRRSAERVFEVLDSPEPVREPERPGSAPASPFPLVVRGLAARHAGQDRDALTGVDLTLTQGRRIAVVGASGSGKTTLAQVLLRFLDPGAGSYTLAGVDARSLDGDDVRRFVGLCAQDAHLFDSSVRENLLLARKGASEAELRDALARARLLEWADGLPDGLDTLVGEHGARLSGGQRQRLALARALLADFPVLVLDEPAEHLDLATADALTHDLLAATEGRTTLLITHRLAGLEAVDEVVVLDEGRVVQRGRYAELTAVAGPLRRMTEREEAAEVLAAAR, from the coding sequence GTGAAACCGATCGACCCGCGTCTCCTGCGGTACGCCGGGGCCACCCGCCTCTTCCTGGTGGCGGTCGTCGGCCTGGGCGCTGTCGGGGCGGCGCTGGTCATCGCGCAGGCGATGCTGATCGCCGAGGCGGTGGTCGGCGCCTTCCAGCACGGTATGACCGTCGCCGAACTGCGCACCCCCCTGGTGCTGTTGGCGGCGGTGGCGGTCGGCCGCGCACTGGTCGCCTGGCTCACCGAACTCGCCGCCCACAGGGCCAGCGCCGCCGTGAAGTCCGAGCTGCGGGGCCGGCTGCTGGAACGCGCCACCGCCCTGGGACCAGGCTGGCTCGCCGGGCAGCGCACGGGCTCGCTGGTCGCCCTCGCCACGCGTGGTGTGGACGCCCTGGACGACTACTTCTCGCGTTATCTGCCGCAGCTGGGTCTGGCGGTGGTGGTGCCGGTCGCGGTGCTGGCGCGGATCGTGACCGAGGACTGGGTGTCCGCCGCGATCATCGTCGGGACCCTGCCGCTGATCCCGGTCTTCATGATGCTGATCGGCTGGGCCACACAGTCGCGGATGGACCGTCAGTGGCGACTGCTGTCCCGACTGTCGGGACATTTCCTGGACGTCGTCGCAGGCCTGCCCACGCTGAAGGTGTTCGGGCGGGCCAAGGCGCAGGCCGAGTCGATCCGCCGCATCACCGGTGAGTACCGGCAGGCGACCATGCGGACGCTGCGGATCGCCTTCATCTCGTCGTTCGCGCTGGAGTTGCTGTCGACGCTCTCGGTGGCCCTGGTCGCCGTGACGATCGGCATGAGGCTCGTGCACGGCGAGATGGACCTGTACATAGGGCTGGTGATCCTCGTGCTCGCCCCCGAGGCGTACCTCCCGCTGCGGCAGGTCGGAGCGCAGTACCACGCGGCTGCCGAGGGTCTGGCAGCCGCCGAGGAGATCTTCGAGGTGCTGGAGACGACGGTGTCCGAGCCGGGCACGGTCGCGGTGACCGGAGGCGGCCTGGCCTTCGAGGGAGTGACCGTCCGCTACCCCGGGCGGACCGCCGACGCCGTCTCGCACACGTCCTTCACCGTCCGGCCCGGAGAGACGGTCGCGCTCGTCGGACCGAGCGGCGCGGGCAAGTCGACCCTGCTGAACACGCTGTTGGGCTTCGTGCGGCCGGCCGAGGGCCGGGTGCTGGCCGGGGGAGTCGACCTGGCGGAGGCCGACCTGGAGCAGTGGCGGTCACGGGTCGCGTGGGTGCCCCAGCGGCCGCACCTCTTCGCAGGGACGATCGCGGAGAACGTCCGGCTGGCGCGTCCCGATGCCGACGACGCGGACGTGCGGCGGGCGCTGGCGGACGCGGGGGCGCTGGAGTTCGTCGACGCCCTGCCCGCCGGGGCCGACGCCGTGCTCGGTGAGGACGGTGCCGGACTGTCCGCCGGGCAACGGCAGCGGCTCGCGCTGGCCCGGGCGTTCCTCGCGGACCGTCCTGTGCTGCTGCTGGACGAGCCGACGGCGGCGCTCGACGGGGAGACCGAGGCGGGGGTCGTGGCGGCCGTACGGCGGCTGGCAACCGGCCGGACCGTGCTGCTGGTCGTGCACCGGCCGGCGTTGCTCGCGGTGGCGGACCGTGTGGTGCGGCTCGAGCCGGCCGGGACCCAGACCGACACCACAGCCGACACCGGGGCCGGGACCGGGGCAGGCCTCGGAGCCGGACCGGAGGCGGCGGCCTGGAAGGAGGGGTGCGGACCTCTGGAGGCCGCCCCCGAGAACGATCACGTCCCTCCGGCGGAGACGGCGGTCGTGGCCGGCCCGGGTGCACTGGGGCCCTACCGATACGGGAACGGCGCAAGCAACGGCGACGGCGACGGTGGAAGCGACGGCGACGGGAACGGGAACGGCGTGCTCGCCCGGATTCGTGCCATGGCCGGGGCGCGGCGCGGGCGGCTCACCCTCGCGCTGCTGCTGGGCAGCCTGGCTCTCGGCAGCGCGGTGGGCCTCATGGCCACCTCCGGCTGGCTCATCTCACGGGCCGCGCAGCAGCCGCCCGTGCTGTACCTGATGGTGGCCGTGACGGCGACCCGTGCCTTCGGTATCGGACGGGCGGTGTTCCGGTACGCCGAGCGGCTCGTGTCGCACGACGCCGTACTGCGGATGCTGGCCGACACCCGGGTCGCCGTCTACCGGCGACTGGAGCGGCTGGCCCCCGCCGGGCTGCGCACGACGCGCCGCGGCGACCTGCTGTCGCGACTCGTCGCCGACGTGGACGCCCTCCAGGACTACTGGCTGCGCTGGCTGCTGCCCGTCGGCGCGGCCGTCGTCGTCTCGACGGGGTCCGTCGCCTTCACGGCGTGGCTGCTGCCCGAGGCCGGCGCCGTGCTCGCCGCCGGGCTGCTGGCGGCCGGGGTGGGCGTCCCGCTGGTCACCGGCACGGTGGCGCGCCGGGCGGAGCGTCGGCTGGCCCCCGCCCGGGGCGCGCTCGCCGCCCGTACGGCCGACCTGCTCACGGGCACGGCCGAGCTGACCGTGGCGGGCGCCCTGCCCTCCCGTACCGCGGGGGTGCGCGCGGCGGACTCCGTGCTCACCCGGATCGCCTCGCGCACCGCGACCGCCACCGCGCTCGGCGACGGACTGACCGCGCTCGTGTCCGGGCTGACCGTGACGGCCGCGGCACTCGTGGGGGCCCGGGCGGTCGCGGACGGGCGGCTGGACGGCGTGATCATGGCGGTGGTGGTCCTTACCCCGCTGGCCGCGTTCGAGGCCGTCCTGGGACTGCCCGCAGCCGTGCGGTACCGCCAGCGGGTGCGCCGGAGCGCGGAGCGGGTGTTCGAGGTGCTGGACTCCCCCGAGCCGGTGCGCGAACCCGAGCGGCCGGGCAGTGCGCCCGCGTCGCCGTTCCCGCTCGTGGTGCGGGGGCTCGCGGCCCGCCACGCCGGACAGGACCGGGACGCGCTCACCGGCGTCGACCTCACATTGACGCAGGGGCGCAGGATCGCCGTCGTGGGCGCCTCGGGCTCAGGCAAGACCACGCTCGCGCAGGTGCTGTTGCGGTTCCTGGACCCGGGCGCCGGCTCGTACACGCTGGCCGGGGTGGACGCGCGCTCGCTGGACGGCGACGACGTGCGCCGGTTCGTGGGGCTGTGCGCCCAGGACGCGCATCTCTTCGACAGCTCGGTCCGGGAGAACCTGCTGCTGGCGCGCAAGGGGGCGAGTGAGGCGGAGCTGAGGGACGCGCTGGCGCGGGCCCGGCTGCTGGAGTGGGCCGACGGCCTGCCCGACGGGCTCGACACCCTGGTGGGCGAGCACGGGGCCCGGCTGTCCGGCGGACAACGGCAGCGGCTGGCGCTGGCCAGGGCACTGCTCGCCGACTTCCCCGTCCTGGTGCTCGACGAGCCCGCCGAGCATCTGGACCTGGCGACCGCCGACGCGCTCACCCACGATCTGCTGGCCGCCACCGAGGGCCGTACGACCCTGCTCATCACTCACCGGCTGGCCGGCCTCGAGGCGGTCGACGAGGTGGTCGTCCTGGACGAGGGGCGGGTGGTGCAGCGCGGCCGGTACGCCGAGTTGACCGCCGTGGCGGGCCCGCTGCGCCGCATGACGGAGCGGGAGGAAGCCGCGGAGGTCCTGGCGGCGGCGCGGTGA
- a CDS encoding LLM class flavin-dependent oxidoreductase produces the protein MTDYSVLLPCVPRRLEQALPFAGLVRWTGASRLWQGQAMVMEPHQTFTGLAGAGFRVPTGFGVTLMPLRHPYEAALQARSVALATGEPVIAGFGPGSTAFQENILGAPYEKPLQVARQYVTAVRRLLDGETVVMDGPQLTFRGQLAPVAAPRVDVGLGVLRPAMARLAGEVADVVITWLTPPGYLRDVILPAVAEGAERAGRTSLPRVVAMVPTGLEKEGREGAGPARLALAGNAAHMQAPHYRDMLGRAGVDVGSGRLEDVARGVVETGAFAGGDLPQVVKALRVYEDVGVDEIVLNTTAVCKLFGAQESLADLSAILRSVASPH, from the coding sequence ATGACCGACTACTCCGTGCTCCTCCCCTGCGTCCCCCGCCGTCTGGAGCAGGCACTCCCCTTCGCCGGACTCGTCCGGTGGACCGGGGCGAGCCGCCTCTGGCAGGGACAGGCGATGGTGATGGAGCCTCATCAGACCTTCACCGGTCTGGCCGGGGCCGGGTTCCGGGTCCCGACCGGCTTCGGCGTCACGCTGATGCCCCTGCGCCACCCGTACGAGGCGGCCCTGCAGGCGCGGTCCGTGGCGCTGGCCACCGGGGAACCGGTGATCGCGGGCTTCGGTCCCGGATCGACGGCCTTCCAGGAGAACATCCTCGGGGCCCCGTACGAGAAACCGCTCCAGGTGGCACGGCAGTACGTGACGGCGGTGCGCCGCCTGCTCGACGGCGAGACGGTCGTCATGGACGGTCCGCAGCTGACCTTCCGGGGGCAGCTGGCCCCCGTCGCGGCGCCCCGGGTCGACGTGGGTCTGGGAGTGCTGCGGCCGGCGATGGCGAGGCTGGCGGGCGAGGTGGCCGACGTGGTGATCACCTGGCTGACGCCGCCCGGGTATCTGCGGGACGTCATCCTGCCCGCGGTGGCCGAGGGCGCCGAACGCGCGGGGCGGACGTCATTGCCCCGGGTCGTCGCCATGGTCCCGACGGGACTGGAGAAGGAGGGGCGGGAGGGCGCCGGGCCCGCGCGGCTGGCGCTGGCCGGCAACGCGGCGCACATGCAGGCCCCGCACTACCGGGACATGCTCGGCCGGGCGGGAGTCGACGTGGGCTCCGGGCGGCTCGAGGACGTGGCGCGCGGTGTCGTGGAGACCGGCGCGTTCGCGGGCGGCGATCTGCCGCAGGTGGTCAAGGCGCTCCGGGTCTACGAAGACGTGGGAGTGGACGAGATCGTCCTGAACACCACCGCCGTGTGCAAGCTCTTCGGCGCCCAGGAGTCGCTCGCGGACCTGTCGGCGATCCTGCGGTCCGTCGCGTCACCGCACTGA
- a CDS encoding Cof-type HAD-IIB family hydrolase, whose amino-acid sequence MRENGPVTSATRQPETPAAALPPRLIATDLDGTLLRDDQSVSPRTVAALAAAEEAGIEVFFVTGRPARWMDVVSDHVHGHGLAICGNGAAVVDLHGGPGAHRFVKVRELARDNALDAVRLLREAAPGTMYAVEQTYGFYQEPEYPKMHMEIPDHLAPAEQLLAPDAPGAGEPVLKILAFHPTLDPDAFLTVARLAIGDRANVTRSSPSALLEISGPDVSKASTLALCCAERGISHEEVVAFGDMPNDVEMLTWAGRSYAMGNAHPDVLAAASGHTVANNEDGVAVVIERLLAERG is encoded by the coding sequence ATGCGGGAGAATGGCCCGGTGACCTCAGCGACCCGACAGCCCGAGACCCCGGCCGCCGCCCTCCCGCCCCGGCTCATCGCCACCGATCTCGACGGCACACTGCTGCGCGACGACCAGTCCGTGTCGCCGCGCACGGTCGCCGCCCTCGCCGCGGCCGAGGAGGCGGGCATCGAGGTCTTCTTCGTCACCGGCCGCCCGGCCCGCTGGATGGACGTGGTCAGCGACCACGTCCACGGGCACGGCCTCGCCATCTGCGGCAACGGCGCCGCCGTGGTCGACCTGCACGGCGGCCCCGGCGCCCACCGGTTCGTCAAGGTGCGCGAGCTGGCACGGGACAACGCGCTGGACGCGGTCCGGCTGCTGCGCGAGGCCGCGCCCGGGACCATGTACGCCGTCGAGCAGACGTACGGCTTCTACCAGGAGCCGGAGTACCCCAAGATGCACATGGAGATCCCCGACCACCTCGCTCCGGCCGAGCAGCTGCTCGCCCCGGACGCGCCGGGTGCCGGTGAGCCGGTGCTGAAGATCCTCGCGTTCCACCCCACGCTCGACCCCGACGCCTTCCTCACCGTCGCCCGGCTGGCCATCGGCGACCGTGCCAACGTCACCCGCTCCAGCCCCAGCGCCCTGCTGGAGATCAGCGGCCCCGACGTCTCCAAGGCCAGCACGCTCGCCCTGTGCTGCGCGGAGCGCGGCATCTCCCACGAGGAGGTCGTCGCGTTCGGGGACATGCCGAACGACGTCGAGATGCTCACCTGGGCGGGCAGGTCGTACGCGATGGGCAACGCCCACCCGGACGTGCTCGCGGCGGCCTCCGGGCACACCGTCGCCAACAACGAGGACGGGGTCGCCGTCGTCATCGAGCGGCTGCTCGCCGAGCGGGGCTAG